The following is a genomic window from Pectobacterium carotovorum.
GGGTGCGGAGTCGTTCTATGTGCAAGCTATGGATGACGCTAACTCGAGTGGGAACTGGAATGTCACTGTCGACCTGTATCGCAAAGATGCGCCAAAGGCGAATCAGGATACCCAATTCCGCACTTTCTACGGCGTAAAAGAATTGCCAAAGGATGTTGCTTATTCGCTGGAGCCGTATGATACGGTAACCGTTGGTGGCTTCTTCCGCAGCCAACCAGATGTGAACGACGCCATTGCGAAAGCGGCAAAAGAGAAAGATGCTGATTCGTTCTACATCGTCCGTCAGGTTGATGTGAACTCGAATAGCGCTAACCAGAAAGTTACAGCCTACATTTATAAAGCCGACGCACCGAAGCGCCAAACTCAGAGCACCGATGTCATCCCAGCAGATTCTGATGCTGGCCGTGCAGCGCTGGCTGCTGGTGGTGCGGAAGCCGCCAAGGTCGAAATTCCTGGTGTTGCCAACTCCGGGAGCCCTAGCCGCAATGTAGGTAATTTCTTTGAAACGCAATCGTCAAAAGGTGGACGTTACACGGTAACGTTAACAGATGGTTCCAAAATTCAGGAACTGAATAATGCTACGGCGGCGCAAATGGTGCCTTTCGATTCAATTAAGTTCCGCGGTAACTACACCAATATGACACAGGTGTCCGAAGCCGTTGCTAAACGTGCGGGCGAGAAAGGTGCCAAGTACTACCACATCACCAGGCAGTGGGAAGGCAAAGGCAACAACATGACCATCAGCGCCGATCTCTATAAATAACAGCGATTGTGCAGTGTTGTAGAAAGCCACAAACGTTATCAACAAAAAACCCGCGATATCGCGGGTTTTTTTATGGCGAGCGTCCTGCCCGCCACCCTGCGGGCCGTCGCAAGCGACGTTGAAAAACGTTCCCTACGTTTTTTTACGTCAACAATCAATCTACCGTGAGTAAGATTACTTACTGGTATCCAGTTCTGGGAAGTTTTTCACCAGATCGTCAATCGCTTTGATCTGTTGCAGGAACGGCTCCAGTTTATCCAGCGGCAACGCAGACGGGCCATCGCATTTTGCATTCGCGGGATCTGGGTGAGCTTCAATGAACAGCCCTGCCAGGCCAACAGCCATACCGGCACGCGCCAGCTCCGTCACCTGTCCACGACGGCCACCGGACGCGGCACCAAACGGGTCGCGGCACTGTAGCGCATGCGTAACGTCAAAAATCACCGGCGAACCGTTAGAAACCTGCTTCATTACGTTGAAGCCAAG
Proteins encoded in this region:
- the ydgH gene encoding DUF1471 family protein YdgH; protein product: MKLKTTVIASTLLLSLSAFSAQAAQELTPEQAESLQPFERITFKGRFNAINEAVAAASKRADKLGAESFYVQAMDDANSSGNWNVTVDLYRKDAPKANQDTQFRTFYGVKELPKDVAYSLEPYDTVTVGGFFRSQPDVNDAIAKAAKEKDADSFYIVRQVDVNSNSANQKVTAYIYKADAPKRQTQSTDVIPADSDAGRAALAAGGAEAAKVEIPGVANSGSPSRNVGNFFETQSSKGGRYTVTLTDGSKIQELNNATAAQMVPFDSIKFRGNYTNMTQVSEAVAKRAGEKGAKYYHITRQWEGKGNNMTISADLYK